The following nucleotide sequence is from Candidatus Binatia bacterium.
GCAGGCGCCGGGGACGAAGCTGATGCCCCGGTGCCGGACGTCAGCAGGTCGGCCGACTTCTCGAAGGCTTCCGCCGCTTCCTTGTTCATGTTGAGGCGGGTGAACGCTTCGCCGAGCTGCTGGTAGGCGTCTGCGTCATTGGGCTTAAGGCGAATCACCTGTTGGTAAGCTTTCACGGAATCGCGGAACTGGCCTGCTTTGAAATAGGCCGCTCCGGCCTTACGGTAGGAATCGGCGCTGCTTTGAGCGCCGGCCTGCCCTGCCAGGGCTAAGCCGAGCAAGACGACGATACAAAGGGTTGACCACTTCATGTGAATATCTCCAATCGGGTGCGAGGCAGTATCCGGCGCTTCTTATCCTGTCGACGGCGCCCCGCGTCTGCTAACTGCGGCAGATGCGGGGCACCGTCGAGAGGAGAGCGCAGATTATGAGGCACCTGCCCTTGTCATGGCGTTGGACTCTGGATCGGCGTAGATAAAATGTTGGCTCCATTTCCATTCAGAGAAACAGTAAAAATCTGAACGCGCTGCCTTATACCCTCCGCCGATCTTCTGACACTGTTCATCTTCGATAGTCCAACCCTCGACCGCGTTTAAGGGCCTCCTCGTTTCACATTTTGAGATGCTACATTTTGCGGATGAGTACAGACTGTTCACAACTGCTCGGTAGGAAGACAATTTTGAAACTGCCCGCCCTGTACCAAATTGACCGGTAATCCCTTTGCACTCGTGACATCGTGCAAGAATGCATAAGAACGAGCCGAAACACGAATCCAACCAAGCGACACTCGCTCGCGTCAAAAAGGAAATGGATGAGCCGCGCATGACCGAATCCGCACGGGAAGAAGACATCGACCAGACCACGCGGCAGGAACCGGAAAAGCTGCCGTAATCCAACCTGGTAAAGAGTCCCGGGCCGTTCGTGCGCAGGGGGATGTTCAGCGGGAGGAAATAATGGCAAAGCTAACCAAGCCAGCTCGTGATCGGATATCCGCCACCAAGTTCGCTTTCCCCAAGCAACGCAAGGAGCCGCTGGAAAATGCCTCTCACGTTCGCAACGCTGCTGCGCGCTTCAACCAGGTGACGGGCGTTACGGAAGCGGAACGTCGGGCGGCGTGGAAGCGCATACAGTCTGCCGCAAAACGATACGGAGTGGAACTTGAAAAGTCCGACTAACCGGGTTCCATAAAAGGGGATGTCACGAGAAAATACGTTCCCCTTCCGCCGGATCCCCCTTCGCGGGTTTCCAAGGGTCGGCA
It contains:
- a CDS encoding DUF6582 domain-containing protein, producing the protein MAKLTKPARDRISATKFAFPKQRKEPLENASHVRNAAARFNQVTGVTEAERRAAWKRIQSAAKRYGVELEKSD